A single window of Chitinophaga sp. XS-30 DNA harbors:
- a CDS encoding RNA polymerase sigma factor, producing MAATSTYNEQELLQMLSQNDSTAFEILYDIYWESLYNTAYKRLQHEEHCKDAVQDVFADLWTRRKELEIDNLGAYLHTAVRFQVLKLVNRHSTRNTYFDPFETVLISYMNADGKVREKELSRIITAWMEELPRKRREIFLLYFEQERTTKEIAAQLNISQKTVQNQLGTAMQSLQAHIAVHLLFIVSSGI from the coding sequence TTGGCAGCCACATCAACATATAACGAGCAGGAACTGCTGCAAATGCTTTCTCAAAACGATTCTACCGCATTTGAGATCCTTTATGACATATACTGGGAATCGCTTTATAATACCGCCTATAAACGGTTGCAGCATGAGGAACATTGCAAGGATGCAGTGCAGGATGTATTCGCCGATCTGTGGACCAGGAGAAAGGAACTGGAGATCGACAACCTTGGCGCCTATCTCCATACCGCCGTCCGCTTCCAGGTATTGAAACTCGTTAACCGTCACAGCACCAGGAATACCTATTTCGATCCTTTTGAAACAGTATTGATCTCCTATATGAATGCGGATGGCAAAGTGCGGGAAAAGGAACTGTCCCGCATCATAACCGCCTGGATGGAAGAACTGCCCCGTAAACGCCGTGAAATATTCCTGCTTTATTTCGAGCAGGAGCGCACTACAAAAGAGATCGCCGCCCAGCTGAACATCTCCCAGAAAACCGTTCAGAATCAATTGGGAACCGCCATGCAAAGCCTCCAGGCACATATCGCGGTCCACCTGCTCTTTATCGTCTCCTCCGGTATCTGA
- a CDS encoding RagB/SusD family nutrient uptake outer membrane protein, whose amino-acid sequence MKRTVLLLTVVFFSCNRDFLEKPPGVDITEDVIFSDMTQTETFVAATYQSSIPNGYPMSGALERRLNGGILAAACDEGEMANTWSNAQGWNSGIIPNNNILWDEDERVNSRWQAIRKCNILLERVDGIPNATDAFKKQVKGEAYFLRALLYFETVKRYGGVPIVDKRLNAEDEILIPRSPLETCIDFIISDCDAAIGLLPPAQPSAMQGRATTGAALALKSRTLLYAASPLFNTATPYIDFGANNPLICYGNYDQNRWKKAADAAKATLDWAMANGCALVEEYGADRNYEMMWTQPDNREIILASKAYGAWGRGGRPMAVIMPNWAGSSWQDGGVSVPFNFVQHYEKKDGTPQQWNMAGGNDLLQKYSELDPRFRQTIVSHGDTWNNAVGKISLSGPPHSNHCRGGHWMIKSIPRDILPTGSSSFVINWMVFRLGEIYLNYAEALNEAENTPPAEAYDAVDEIRRRVDMPPLPRGLSKEAFRERVRNERAVELAFEEHRFWDIRRWLIAGNEGVMKGSFYGLKITPAADNPAEAAYLPVVFENRVWNDKAYLHPFTPGEIFKGYLVQNPGW is encoded by the coding sequence ATGAAACGGACTGTTCTTTTATTGACTGTTGTCTTCTTTTCATGCAACAGGGATTTTCTGGAAAAACCACCCGGTGTAGATATTACGGAAGATGTCATCTTTTCTGATATGACGCAAACGGAAACATTTGTGGCCGCCACATACCAGTCTTCCATTCCTAACGGATATCCGATGAGCGGCGCGTTGGAACGCCGGCTGAATGGCGGCATCCTGGCCGCAGCCTGTGATGAGGGGGAAATGGCCAATACCTGGTCGAATGCCCAGGGCTGGAATTCCGGCATCATACCCAATAACAATATCCTGTGGGATGAGGATGAACGCGTGAACTCGCGCTGGCAGGCCATCCGTAAATGCAATATCCTGCTGGAACGGGTGGATGGCATACCCAATGCCACGGATGCATTCAAAAAACAGGTGAAAGGGGAAGCTTATTTCCTCCGTGCGCTCCTTTATTTCGAAACCGTAAAACGGTACGGGGGCGTACCGATCGTAGATAAGCGGCTTAATGCGGAAGACGAGATACTGATTCCCAGGAGCCCGCTGGAAACCTGCATCGATTTTATCATCAGCGATTGCGATGCGGCCATTGGCCTGCTTCCGCCCGCACAACCTTCAGCAATGCAGGGCCGTGCCACCACCGGCGCGGCGCTCGCCCTCAAATCCCGCACCCTGCTGTATGCCGCAAGCCCGTTGTTCAATACGGCCACGCCTTATATCGACTTCGGCGCGAATAATCCGTTGATCTGTTATGGCAACTACGATCAGAACCGGTGGAAAAAAGCTGCGGACGCCGCAAAGGCGACGCTGGATTGGGCCATGGCCAATGGCTGCGCCCTCGTGGAAGAATATGGGGCGGACAGGAATTATGAAATGATGTGGACGCAACCCGATAACCGGGAGATCATACTCGCCAGCAAGGCGTACGGCGCATGGGGCCGCGGCGGCCGACCCATGGCGGTGATCATGCCCAACTGGGCCGGTTCCAGCTGGCAGGATGGCGGCGTGTCCGTTCCCTTCAACTTCGTGCAGCACTACGAGAAAAAAGATGGCACTCCCCAACAATGGAACATGGCGGGCGGCAACGATCTGTTGCAGAAATACAGTGAGCTGGACCCACGCTTCCGGCAAACCATCGTATCCCACGGCGATACCTGGAACAACGCCGTCGGCAAAATATCCCTCTCCGGCCCTCCGCATAGCAACCATTGCAGAGGCGGCCACTGGATGATCAAATCCATTCCGAGAGACATCCTTCCCACGGGCAGCAGTTCCTTTGTCATCAACTGGATGGTATTCCGTCTCGGGGAAATATACCTGAACTATGCGGAAGCCCTGAACGAAGCGGAAAACACACCGCCTGCCGAAGCATATGACGCAGTGGACGAGATCAGGCGAAGGGTGGATATGCCGCCGCTGCCCCGCGGATTATCAAAAGAGGCCTTCCGGGAAAGGGTACGGAATGAACGGGCCGTGGAGCTGGCTTTTGAAGAACACCGCTTCTGGGATATCCGCCGCTGGCTGATTGCCGGAAATGAAGGCGTGATGAAAGGGTCCTTCTACGGGCTGAAGATCACCCCGGCAGCAGATAATCCCGCTGAAGCAGCTTATCTGCCGGTAGTATTCGAAAACCGGGTATGGAATGACAAAGCTTATCTCCACCCGTTCACACCCGGCGAGATATTCAAAGGCTACCTGGTACAAAATCCCGGCTGGTAA
- a CDS encoding FecR family protein: MKSSHRKSWKILLRKYLSGKSTGVEKRFLEEYYDAFGHRENILDGRSREEKDLLAQSMKQHILRQAGITPATVTVPLFRRTWFRAASILVLLGSAACMYLLWSPRKQQHKSLADLGAPAGSILPGGKKAYLTLADGRRIALDDAAKGRLTSQGQTLIVKEEEGQLRYEGLNGDDKVYFNTISTPRGGEYKVVLPDGSAVWLNAESSIRFPTQFKGNERRVELTGEAYFEVAKAGGHQPMPFIASVNGMEVTVLGTHFNIKAYQNEATIRTTLLEGAVKVSRHAASDQAVILRPGQQAAVTGDQQISVKAVDVEEQVAWKNGRFDFRSEQISAVMKQLERWYNVDVVYESMPSVHFSGTISRKADVKGVLKTLEMTGGAHFRIEGRKIIVQQ; encoded by the coding sequence ATGAAGTCCAGTCATAGAAAATCGTGGAAGATACTCCTCCGCAAGTACCTGTCCGGTAAAAGCACCGGGGTAGAAAAACGCTTTCTGGAAGAGTATTATGATGCTTTCGGGCATAGGGAGAACATCCTTGACGGCCGGAGCCGGGAGGAGAAAGACCTCCTGGCGCAAAGTATGAAACAACACATCCTGCGGCAGGCCGGTATCACTCCGGCCACTGTGACGGTACCGCTTTTTCGGCGTACCTGGTTCAGGGCGGCATCCATACTGGTGCTATTGGGCAGCGCTGCCTGTATGTACCTGCTATGGTCTCCCCGCAAACAGCAGCACAAATCCCTGGCAGACCTTGGCGCGCCAGCGGGAAGCATCCTGCCCGGCGGTAAAAAAGCTTACCTCACCCTGGCTGACGGCCGCCGCATTGCGCTGGACGATGCCGCAAAGGGAAGGCTGACCTCCCAGGGCCAGACCCTTATCGTGAAGGAAGAAGAAGGACAGTTAAGATATGAAGGCCTGAATGGTGATGATAAAGTATATTTTAATACCATCTCCACCCCGCGCGGAGGCGAGTATAAGGTCGTGTTACCGGATGGAAGCGCTGTATGGCTGAATGCGGAGTCTTCCATCCGGTTCCCTACACAGTTCAAAGGGAACGAACGGCGCGTGGAGCTCACCGGCGAAGCCTATTTCGAAGTCGCCAAAGCCGGCGGCCATCAACCGATGCCCTTTATCGCCTCGGTGAACGGCATGGAAGTTACCGTACTGGGCACACACTTCAACATCAAAGCTTATCAGAATGAAGCCACCATCCGCACCACGTTGCTGGAAGGGGCCGTGAAAGTGAGCAGGCATGCTGCATCGGACCAGGCGGTCATACTCCGTCCCGGGCAACAGGCTGCCGTTACCGGCGATCAGCAGATCAGCGTGAAAGCAGTAGATGTGGAGGAACAGGTGGCCTGGAAAAACGGCCGGTTCGATTTCAGGAGCGAACAGATCTCCGCCGTCATGAAACAACTGGAAAGATGGTACAATGTTGATGTGGTGTACGAAAGCATGCCTTCCGTCCATTTCTCGGGAACAATATCCCGGAAAGCAGACGTAAAAGGAGTGCTGAAAACGCTGGAAATGACCGGCGGTGCGCATTTCAGGATAGAAGGCCGGAAGATCATCGTACAGCAATAG
- a CDS encoding TonB-dependent receptor, producing the protein MKLKTFYKVSGLPMPITGRLVSRFFTKVKLTSFLLFTLCLQASALGFAQEKITLVFRNAPLEKVFKDIRRQTGFLFVYTDETLQTAKTVNLNLRDVTLKQAMDACLNGQPLTYAIVDDAIVIKPKPRAETAPVTSPPPLPADTLISGTVTSDTGEPLPGVNVRLKNGTTGTVTNEKGVFSLSVPPSSVLIVSYVGYLAQEINTGSRKNFNIQLQISADPMNEVVVVGFGQQKKISVTAAISSIGTKELLQRPQANVSNMLVGMLPGVIAVQRSGEPGSDQSTIRIRGTGTFNGNADPLIMIDGIERPEYNNIDPNEIESVNILKDASATAIYGVRGANGVILITTKRGKAGQAPSMSYSGNVAFQMPTLLPDYLNSYDYARLYNEALMNDTYITGSPYTPKFSEADIEAYRTGSDPIFHPNTDWMEIFLRDYSMQTQHNLNISGGGDRVRYFISAGYFQQQGIYRYSELNPEFSTNAKNTRYNFRSNLDFTITKRFSANVQMAAQIEDRNYPGNSAATIWRDISWTNPLGSPGLIDGKVIRLQGQTSVVNPFWTLLSAGYYQQFRNNLNSSVRLNHELDFITRGLSIYGTVAYDIFYSQAITRSKEIPYYIAMKDPGAADSIRFIPQGEEGPLGFAETMGKNRRIYAETGINYARSFGRHNVTGLLLYNQSKYFSPDLVLLVPNAYQGLVGRVTYNYDNRYLAELNMGYNGTENFAEGRRFGLFPAFSLGWVASQESFFPKGGAISYLKIRGSYGETGNDKIGGERFLYLPSSYGYSGSYYFGTVGQNYQSYQGSVENKIGNPLLTWERAQKSNLGLELNLFNDRLTFVGDVFRENRNNILANRGTIPNIVGANLPAYNLGRMRNSGFEAEIGYKGKVQAFNYWVKANYTFARNKILFMDEAPKTYPYQNVTGNRAGQFMGLLSDGFYNTWEEVNDPKRPVSQWNNNKIQPGDIRYVDVNGDGKIDVDDRMPIGYSNIPEKIFGISFGGNIKGFDFSVLLQGADNVSIQYFGRALWPFINGQESAKANILERWTPERYEQGLPITFPRLSMNPNRNTDHNFQESDFWTRDASYVRLKNAEIGYTINGAVTRKWGLNGVRLYANGANLFTWSDAREFDPESPSAGGNTEITAYPLQKVFNMGVNIKF; encoded by the coding sequence ATGAAATTGAAAACTTTCTACAAAGTTTCGGGCCTCCCTATGCCCATAACCGGACGGTTGGTCTCCCGTTTTTTTACAAAAGTGAAGCTGACCTCTTTTCTGTTGTTCACGCTCTGCCTGCAGGCATCAGCGCTGGGTTTCGCACAGGAAAAGATAACGCTGGTTTTCAGGAATGCGCCGCTGGAAAAGGTATTCAAGGACATCCGGCGGCAAACGGGATTTCTTTTCGTGTACACGGATGAAACACTGCAAACGGCCAAAACAGTCAACCTGAACCTGCGCGACGTAACGTTAAAACAGGCCATGGACGCTTGTTTAAACGGACAACCGCTGACATACGCGATCGTAGACGATGCTATCGTCATCAAGCCGAAACCGCGCGCCGAAACTGCTCCGGTCACATCTCCCCCACCCCTGCCAGCCGATACGCTGATTTCCGGCACCGTTACTTCCGATACCGGCGAACCGCTTCCGGGTGTGAATGTGCGGCTGAAGAACGGTACTACGGGAACGGTTACGAATGAAAAAGGCGTGTTCAGCCTGTCCGTTCCTCCTTCATCCGTACTGATCGTTTCCTATGTAGGTTACCTCGCACAGGAGATCAATACCGGCAGCCGGAAAAACTTCAACATACAGTTGCAGATATCGGCAGATCCCATGAACGAAGTGGTAGTCGTAGGTTTCGGACAACAGAAGAAGATCAGCGTAACAGCCGCTATTTCCTCCATCGGTACAAAAGAACTGCTGCAAAGGCCACAGGCCAATGTGAGCAATATGCTGGTGGGTATGCTGCCGGGCGTGATCGCCGTGCAACGAAGCGGAGAGCCGGGCAGCGATCAATCCACGATCAGGATCAGGGGCACCGGCACCTTCAACGGCAACGCAGATCCGCTGATCATGATCGATGGTATAGAAAGACCGGAATACAATAACATCGATCCGAATGAAATAGAATCGGTGAACATCCTGAAAGATGCCTCCGCTACGGCCATCTACGGTGTACGGGGCGCCAACGGCGTAATACTGATCACCACTAAAAGAGGAAAAGCGGGACAGGCGCCCTCCATGAGCTATTCCGGCAACGTGGCTTTCCAGATGCCGACATTGCTGCCCGATTATCTCAACAGTTATGACTATGCAAGACTGTACAATGAGGCATTGATGAACGACACCTACATCACCGGTTCTCCCTACACACCGAAATTCAGCGAAGCGGATATCGAAGCCTACCGCACCGGCTCCGATCCGATCTTTCATCCCAATACGGACTGGATGGAGATCTTCCTGCGCGACTATTCCATGCAAACGCAACATAATCTCAATATCAGCGGTGGCGGCGACCGGGTGCGGTATTTTATTTCCGCAGGATACTTTCAGCAACAGGGTATCTACCGTTATTCGGAACTGAACCCGGAGTTCAGCACCAATGCAAAGAATACCCGGTATAACTTCCGTTCGAACCTGGATTTCACGATCACCAAACGTTTTTCCGCCAACGTACAGATGGCGGCGCAGATCGAAGACCGCAATTACCCGGGCAACTCTGCTGCTACTATCTGGCGCGATATTTCCTGGACCAATCCGCTCGGCTCTCCCGGCCTGATCGATGGCAAAGTGATCCGGCTGCAGGGGCAGACATCCGTTGTCAATCCCTTCTGGACCCTGCTCAGCGCCGGTTATTACCAGCAGTTCAGGAACAATCTGAACAGTTCCGTGCGCCTGAACCATGAACTGGATTTTATCACCAGGGGCCTGTCCATTTACGGTACGGTAGCCTACGATATCTTCTACAGCCAGGCCATCACCCGCTCCAAGGAAATACCCTACTATATTGCGATGAAGGACCCCGGCGCTGCGGACAGCATTCGCTTTATTCCCCAGGGAGAAGAAGGCCCGCTGGGCTTTGCGGAAACCATGGGAAAGAACCGGCGGATATATGCGGAAACAGGCATCAACTATGCCCGCAGCTTTGGCAGGCATAACGTTACCGGCCTGCTGCTGTACAACCAGAGCAAATACTTTTCGCCTGATCTCGTACTGCTCGTGCCAAACGCCTACCAGGGCCTGGTGGGCAGGGTTACCTATAATTACGACAACCGTTATCTCGCCGAACTGAACATGGGATACAACGGCACGGAAAATTTCGCTGAAGGACGGCGCTTCGGCCTGTTTCCCGCGTTCTCGCTGGGATGGGTAGCCTCGCAGGAATCATTTTTCCCCAAAGGCGGCGCCATCAGTTACCTGAAAATACGCGGCTCCTACGGCGAAACGGGCAATGACAAGATCGGCGGTGAAAGGTTCCTTTACCTGCCCTCCTCCTACGGCTACAGCGGCAGCTACTATTTCGGTACAGTGGGGCAGAACTACCAGTCCTACCAGGGTTCTGTGGAGAACAAGATCGGCAACCCGCTGCTGACCTGGGAGCGTGCGCAAAAAAGCAACCTCGGGCTGGAGCTCAACCTCTTCAATGACCGGCTAACCTTCGTCGGCGATGTTTTCCGGGAGAACCGCAACAACATTCTCGCCAACCGCGGCACCATTCCCAACATCGTTGGCGCCAACCTGCCCGCATACAACCTTGGCCGGATGAGGAACAGCGGGTTTGAAGCGGAGATCGGCTATAAAGGGAAAGTACAGGCATTCAACTACTGGGTGAAAGCCAACTATACCTTCGCGCGCAACAAGATCCTTTTCATGGATGAAGCGCCCAAGACCTATCCCTACCAGAATGTTACCGGCAACCGCGCCGGCCAGTTCATGGGCCTCCTCTCCGACGGTTTCTACAATACCTGGGAAGAAGTGAACGACCCTAAAAGACCGGTCAGCCAATGGAACAACAACAAGATACAGCCGGGGGATATCCGCTATGTGGATGTGAACGGCGATGGAAAGATCGATGTGGATGACCGGATGCCGATCGGCTATTCCAATATCCCCGAAAAGATCTTCGGCATCTCCTTCGGCGGCAATATCAAAGGCTTCGATTTTTCCGTGTTGCTGCAGGGGGCGGACAATGTGTCCATCCAGTATTTCGGTCGCGCCCTCTGGCCTTTCATCAACGGCCAGGAAAGCGCAAAGGCCAACATCCTCGAACGCTGGACGCCCGAAAGATATGAACAGGGGTTGCCCATCACTTTCCCACGCCTCTCCATGAACCCCAACCGGAATACGGACCACAACTTCCAGGAATCGGATTTCTGGACCAGGGATGCCAGTTACGTGCGGTTAAAGAATGCGGAGATCGGTTACACCATCAATGGCGCGGTAACGCGCAAATGGGGCCTCAACGGCGTACGGCTGTATGCCAACGGCGCCAACCTGTTCACCTGGAGCGATGCCAGGGAATTTGATCCGGAATCCCCCTCCGCCGGAGGCAATACGGAGATCACGGCTTACCCGTTACAAAAGGTTTTCAACATGGGTGTTAACATAAAATTTTAA